The DNA sequence TCTCTGCGCGGCGGTGACCTGCACTGCCATTGACCAGTGCCACGACGTTGGCACCTGCGATTCGGCAACCGGCCTTTGCAGCGATCCGATCGCCGGTAACGGTACAGTCTGCGATGACGGCGACCTGTGCAGTGATCCAGATTCCTGCAGCAGCGGTGTCTGCGAGGGCTTGCTCACTGATTGTAGCGGGCTGGATGACAACTGCGTGCTGGGCACCTGTGACGTGGCGAACGGAAATTGCGCCGCCCAGGCGGTGGCCGATGGTGGGGGCTGTGATGACGGTGACTTGTGCACCGAGAGCGACCAGTGCAGTTCGGGCGCTTGCGTAGGCGTTGCGGGAGCACAGTTTGAGTCGAGCAAGTTAAAACTCGGATTGCGCGGAGTGGGCGATGACAAGCTGAATTTCAAGTCGCAGGCAGCGCAGGCTGATATGCTCGGCCTGCCGACATCTGGTGGAGTAGACCTGGTTCTCAGCGACTCCCTGGGCAACACGGTTTACTTTGCCTCCATAGCCGCTGGCGACTGGGAGGACGTGCGCGGCCGGGGTAGTAAGTTCAAGTTCAAGGATCGCACGGGCACGCTGGCCGACCGCATACAGAAGGCCCAGCTCAAGGTGAACACTCGCCGTGGAATCGTATTGTTCAAGGCCAATGGCAAGTACCTGGACCTCCAGGCTGCAACGGGCGAAGTCTCATTGTCGCTGTCGGTGGTCGTGGGTGGATCGCCGAGCGGTAGCTGCACCAGTGCCCCCGCGATGGTCTGCACGAGCAGGGGCAGCAACTTGAAGTGTGACCTATGACCGGGTTGCAGAGTGCCGGCCCTGGCGGCAGGTAACACTGTCGCTTGACAAGCGGGGGTGGCTTGGAGTTTGCTGTATTTGGCGTTTGCAGGAAAGGGCACCGGGTATGAAAATATGAAGACAGTAGCGATAGAGAAGTTTTGCGTGGGTGCAGCCTTGGTCTTGTTGACCGCCGGGGTCGGCGTTGTGGGTTGCGCCACGGCCCAGGATGGACAGGTGGTGCAGGACACGTCGGCTGCGCCTGTGGCCGACGCTGGCTTGAAGGTCTACCTCGACCCCGAGACCGGTGAGTTTCTCGAAGAACCGCTTCCAGGCCAGGCCGATGCTGCTGGCGCTGGAAACAGTCGGCAGGCAGAGCGCGCACCGTTGGTCGAAGAGCCCAGCCCGGTAGAGGGTGGCGGCACCATGATCAGGCTCGACGACAGGTTCCATGCCGAGTTTCGCGCCACGGTAGATGCCGACGGCGAGCTCAAGGCCGACTGCGCACCGTCGGTCGAGTAGCACTCGCCGGCCGCGACACTTCAGTCGGTGACCGGCGCGCGGCAGCGTTCAATCGCCGCCTTCTGCCTGCTTCCCAGGCTTATCGCCCTCGCGCCCATGAACAACACCATAGCTGCCCAGAGCAGGCTGACCGACGCGAGCTGTTGAGCGAGCAGGGCGAGCGGCGTGTAAACCAGTAAGGTCGAGGCAAGCATAGCGTTGCGCAGCACCACTCCCTCGGTGAGGCCGAGGAACAATCCGTCGTAGATGAACGCCACTGCCCCGAGCAAGATGGCGGCGTAGAGCCAGCCGCGGTACGACATCATGGCGGCCACGATGTCGCTGTGCGAAGTCATGAGGGCAAAGATAGTCTGCGGGGCAGCCCAGAGCAGGGCCACCGCCATCAACGCGATAATCATTCCCCACGCCATTGCCAGCGAGAGCAGGCGGCGGGTTGCCTGCGCATCGTTGCGGCCCTTGCTGATGCCGGCGAGGCTGTGCAGCGATAAGGCGAAACTGTCTACCGCGTAGGCTACCAGGTAAAAAAGGTTGAGCAGTATAGCGTTCGCGGCCAGGGCTACCGTGCCTATCGCCGCGCTGATGTTAATGAACGAAGCGAACACCGAAACCAGGCAGAGGGTACGTATCATGATGTCGCGGTTGAGCGCGAACAGTCGCCTGAATGTCTCGCGGTCGGCGAAGCCGGCGGCGCTGGTCAGCCAGCCGCGGTCGGCCTTGAAGAGTACCAGCAGGTAGAGCAGCAGTCCGAGGTACTGGGACATGGCCGTGGCGATGCCGGCGCCCCGGGAAGCCAAGCCGAGGGTGTAAATAAAATAGTAGTCCAGCGCGACGTTGGCCGAGCTCATTACCAGCGTCACCAACAGTACTGTACGGCTGCGCCCGCGCCCCAGCAGCCAGCCGATGAAGGCCAGGTTGACCAGCACCGCGGGCGCGGCCCATATCCTGGCGTCAAAATAAGCACGGCCCGAGGCCTCGGCCGCTTCACTTCCCGCGAGCACCGAGAAGCCAAGCGCTCGTATCGCCGGCGAGAGGGCGAGCACCGCGAGCCCCATCAACAGGGCGAGCGCCAAGGCCCGGTACAGCACCAGCGACAACTCGTGCTTGTCCTTGCGCCCCTGGGCCTGGGCCGTGACACCCTGCGTGCCGGTCTCAACAAAGCTCAATGACCAGTAGACGTAATCAAACAGCACCGAGGCCAGGCCAACCCCGGCCAGGTGAGACACCTCGTCCAGGTGGCCCAGCATCGCGAGGTCGACCAGGCCGGCCAGTGGTACGGTGATCAGGGCAAAGAAATTAGGCAGCGCCAGTCCGAGCAGGCGCCGGTTGAGCTTGCGGGTGTTTGTTGGACGGCGGGGCGCAGTGTCGAGGGGTGTTGGATCAGTTGTCATCAAACAGGCTCGCCTGTGCCGGTCGTAGTACTGCCGTCACGGCTTCAAGACAGCCGGGGTCATCGTTGGCTGGCTTGTTCATGCGCGGTGACACGGGGTGGTAGTGCAGCGAGCCTGGCGGCAGTGCGCTGCAAAGCTCGCGCAGTTGATCGTCGGCGAGCGGCCGTCGCTCGAGCCATTGCTGCCAGTGTTGCTTCGGTAGAATCACCGGCGCGCGGTGGTGCAGATCAACCAGGTCGTCGCCCGCATCGGTGGTGAGGATGGTGAAGGTTTGCAGTTCCTGCTCGTCGTCGCCCCAGGTTTCCCACAGGCCCGCCATCGCAAAGGTCTCGTTGTCGGAAGCCTGCACGTAACAGGGCTGTCGCTGCTCGTCCACCCGCAGCCACTCGTAGAAGCCGTTGGCCGGCACGAGACAGCGCCGACTGCGCAGTGCCTCCCGGAACGAGGGTTTGACGGCTGCTGTTTCCGAGCGGGCATTGATCATGCGCTGGCCGATAGCCGGGTCGTCGGCCCAGGCGGGCACGAGTCCCCATCCGAGTGACAGTGCTTCGCGCCTGTCGTCCGCGCCGGCCCTGATAACCGGCGCCAGCTGTGACGGTGCGAGGTTGTAGCGAGGGGCGAAGGATGGAAAATCCTCGACCTCGAACATTTCGGCCAGCCGCTCGGGCAGGCTGTGTATGACGAAGCGTCCGCACATGACCTTGTATAGGCCGCCCGGCCCGGCAGTGCAGCAAGCAGGCGGAGCGTAGAACCTAGCACGCGCCCGGCAATGGCACACCCGTGCGTTGTGCCGCGGTCGGGTTGCAGCAGTTGCAAACGCAAGGCTCAATGCTCGGCTCATGAACGACAACACCCCGGTTCTTGTAGGTTGCGGACAGTTTACCCTTCGCGACGGTCGCGGCGACCGTTCGCCGGTTGACCTTATGGCCGAGACCGCGCGCATGGCTGCCGAAGACGCGGGTCCCGGGGAGCGCCTGTTGCGCGAGGTCGACGCGCTGGCCGTGATGGGCGTTATCGGCTGGCGCTACGATGACGCGCCCGGCCTGCTGTCGCGGCAGCTGGGCATCGACCCGCGTCGCCGCCAGTACAGCAGCATAGGAGGCAACACCCCGCAGTGGTTGGTCAACCGTAGCTGTCGCGAGATAGAGCGTGGTGATGTCGGGGCCGTGTTGATCACCGGCGCCGAGGCACTGGCCAGCTACAAGCGGGCCAACGTTGACGGGCGACGCCTGGACTGGGAGCGCGGTGCGGGCGGCGAGGTTGAGATGATCGGCGACCCGAGGCCGGGCAGCAGCGATCACGAGAACGCGCACGGGCTCATGTTGCCGCCCACTATTTACCCGTTATTCGAGAATGCCCTGCGCGCCCGGGCCGGTCGTGATCCGGGCGAGCACCTGCGCCGCCTCGGCGAACTCTACGCGCCGTTTTCACAGGTGGCGTCGGACAATCCCCTGGCCTGGTTCGGGCAGAGGCGCTCGGCCGAGGAGATAGCCACGCCGTCGGCTTCCAACAGGCTCATCGAGTGGCCCTACACCAAGTACATGAACGCGGTGTTGATGGTTGACCAGTCGGCGTCGCTGATACTGACCTCGGTGGGGAAGGCCCGTGAACTGGGCATTGAAGAGTCGCGCTGGGTGTTTCTGCACGGCTGCGGTGATGCCAACGACCTGTGGTATGTGAGCGAGCGCCGTGATTTCTGTTCTTCACCTGCGCTGGCTGCGGCCGGACAGCAGGCATTGGCGATGGCGGGTGTGGGCATAGACGATATCGATTGCTTCGACCTCTACAGCTGTTTCCCCAGCGCGGTGCAGATAGCCCGTAATGAACTCGGTATAGCCGAAGATGATACGCGCCCGCTCACGGTGACCGGTGGGCTGGCCTGTCACGGCGGGCCCGGCAACAATTACACCACCCACGCAATAGCCACCCTCATGCAACGGGTACGCGACAAGCCCGGCAGCCTCGGCCTTGTAAGCGGGCTGGGCTGGTACATGACCAAGCACTCGCTGGGTATTTATGGCACTACAGCGCCGGCGGGTAATACTGGCGGGGCCTCCCGGTTGCATAGCGAAGAACGGGCGGGGGAGTTGCAGCAGCGCCTCGACGCAATGGATCACCCGTCATTGCAGGAGCAACCGGAGGGCAGCGGCAGCATCGAAACCTACACGGTCGCGTTCGATCGCGATGGTGCACCCGAGTCGGGCATCGTGGTGGGCAGGCTGGACAACGGTGATCGTTTTCTCGCGCGAGTTGTCAGCGACCCCGGGCTGCTGGCCGAACTTGTTGAACACGAGGGAGTGGGACGAAGCGGCAGCGTGAAGCCGAGCGGCGAGCGCGGCAATGTTTTTACCCCGGGCTGAGCTTACCAGGCCCGGCTGAGCGGGGCCGCTGGGTAGGCGAGGGGCTTGGGGCTGCATAGTGGTGTGCAAATACGTGCGCTCGAGCTGCCAGCAATATGCACGACGAGAACAACGCCTTTCTAACGTTGCAGGCATTGTTGTCTATGCCTTAAACGTCATTGACAACTACCCCCGTGTTGTGGGATGAACTTGATATGGGTCGGAGCCTGGCAGTCGGTGCATTCTTGCTGCTGGCCCTTTCGGCGTTGGTAGTCAGCCAGGCCGATGCGGCGCCGGCCTTCAGTGAATCTATTGCTCTTAACACCAACGCCGAGACCGACTCGGGCAATGACGACTTTCCTTTCATTGTCGGCGATGGCGATGGGCGGTGGGTAGCGGCCTGGTCATCGGCCGACACGCTGGGCGATAGCGTGGGCAGCGACAGCGACATCCTGGTGGCCACTTCTTTCAGTAACGGTTCGTCCTGGACCGCGCCCGTGCCCCTGGCCGCCTATTCGGCTTCTGATGTCGACATCGATGACGACGTTACCATCGAGACCGACGGGGAGGGTACCTGGATCATTGCCTGGTCGTCGGAATATTCGCTGGCCGGCTCGGCGGGAAATGACAGGGACCTGTTTTTTACGATCTCCAATGACAACGGCAACAGCTGGAGCTCACCGGCGTTGCTCAACACCAACGCCAACAGCGACGCCGGCGATGACCGGCACCCGTCGTTGATCAACGACGGGCAGGGACGCTGGATGGTGGCCTGGGAATCCGACGAACCCCTGGGCGGCTCCCAGGGCCTGGATTACGACATCTTCTACTCGGTGTCGCTCGACAGTGGATCGAGCTGGAGCGCGCCCTCGGCTCTCAACACGCTCTCGGAGCAGGACTCGGGCAACGATGTACACGCTGACCTGTTCTGGGAGCCGTCTGGCCTTGTTGTCGCGGTGTGGATGAGCGCCGAGGATACGGCCGGAGCGGGCAGTGACTTTGATATCGCGGTT is a window from the Candidatus Binatota bacterium genome containing:
- a CDS encoding MATE family efflux transporter → MTTDPTPLDTAPRRPTNTRKLNRRLLGLALPNFFALITVPLAGLVDLAMLGHLDEVSHLAGVGLASVLFDYVYWSLSFVETGTQGVTAQAQGRKDKHELSLVLYRALALALLMGLAVLALSPAIRALGFSVLAGSEAAEASGRAYFDARIWAAPAVLVNLAFIGWLLGRGRSRTVLLVTLVMSSANVALDYYFIYTLGLASRGAGIATAMSQYLGLLLYLLVLFKADRGWLTSAAGFADRETFRRLFALNRDIMIRTLCLVSVFASFINISAAIGTVALAANAILLNLFYLVAYAVDSFALSLHSLAGISKGRNDAQATRRLLSLAMAWGMIIALMAVALLWAAPQTIFALMTSHSDIVAAMMSYRGWLYAAILLGAVAFIYDGLFLGLTEGVVLRNAMLASTLLVYTPLALLAQQLASVSLLWAAMVLFMGARAISLGSRQKAAIERCRAPVTD
- a CDS encoding SOS response-associated peptidase, with the translated sequence MRAVSAIRSTGERSPRPSRRVNCPQPTRTGVLSFMSRALSLAFATAATRPRHNARVCHCRARARFYAPPACCTAGPGGLYKVMCGRFVIHSLPERLAEMFEVEDFPSFAPRYNLAPSQLAPVIRAGADDRREALSLGWGLVPAWADDPAIGQRMINARSETAAVKPSFREALRSRRCLVPANGFYEWLRVDEQRQPCYVQASDNETFAMAGLWETWGDDEQELQTFTILTTDAGDDLVDLHHRAPVILPKQHWQQWLERRPLADDQLRELCSALPPGSLHYHPVSPRMNKPANDDPGCLEAVTAVLRPAQASLFDDN
- a CDS encoding acetyl-CoA acetyltransferase; this translates as MNDNTPVLVGCGQFTLRDGRGDRSPVDLMAETARMAAEDAGPGERLLREVDALAVMGVIGWRYDDAPGLLSRQLGIDPRRRQYSSIGGNTPQWLVNRSCREIERGDVGAVLITGAEALASYKRANVDGRRLDWERGAGGEVEMIGDPRPGSSDHENAHGLMLPPTIYPLFENALRARAGRDPGEHLRRLGELYAPFSQVASDNPLAWFGQRRSAEEIATPSASNRLIEWPYTKYMNAVLMVDQSASLILTSVGKARELGIEESRWVFLHGCGDANDLWYVSERRDFCSSPALAAAGQQALAMAGVGIDDIDCFDLYSCFPSAVQIARNELGIAEDDTRPLTVTGGLACHGGPGNNYTTHAIATLMQRVRDKPGSLGLVSGLGWYMTKHSLGIYGTTAPAGNTGGASRLHSEERAGELQQRLDAMDHPSLQEQPEGSGSIETYTVAFDRDGAPESGIVVGRLDNGDRFLARVVSDPGLLAELVEHEGVGRSGSVKPSGERGNVFTPG